One window of Mycoplasmopsis gallopavonis genomic DNA carries:
- a CDS encoding winged helix-turn-helix domain-containing protein translates to MQKKNKTTQIIEYLMDLIQSGRIPVNKIMPSEHQLMHKFDCSRNVVVSAYQKLESLGAAYSISKRGHFVAENFHNLIKPVSFLFESDRQVGDEVLDPVTLPEWTTKKRIIFIDGFRTFRKKYYKNQELIAESEIYLSLKNVDLYEPVDISKPIVDILLAKNELTNVVYEVTLVEKEMFGYNLVPVIRFFGYDIDSISIAGMFYIHPKHFKFYHQEFSLTS, encoded by the coding sequence ATGCAGAAAAAAAATAAGACAACTCAAATAATTGAGTATTTAATGGATTTAATCCAATCAGGAAGAATTCCGGTTAACAAAATCATGCCTTCTGAACATCAACTTATGCATAAATTTGATTGTTCAAGAAATGTTGTTGTATCAGCTTACCAAAAGTTAGAATCTTTAGGTGCTGCATATTCAATTTCAAAGCGTGGACATTTTGTTGCCGAAAACTTCCATAACTTAATTAAGCCAGTTAGTTTTCTTTTTGAATCTGATCGGCAAGTGGGTGATGAAGTACTAGACCCAGTCACTCTCCCTGAATGAACAACAAAGAAGAGAATCATCTTTATTGATGGATTTCGTACTTTTAGAAAAAAATACTATAAAAATCAAGAATTAATCGCAGAATCAGAAATTTATTTATCATTAAAAAATGTAGATTTATACGAACCGGTTGATATTAGCAAACCGATTGTTGATATTCTGCTTGCTAAAAATGAATTAACTAATGTTGTTTATGAAGTAACATTAGTAGAAAAAGAAATGTTCGGATATAATCTTGTTCCTGTTATTCGATTCTTTGGATATGATATTGATAGTATTTCAATTGCTGGAATGTTTTACATTCATCCCAAACATTTTAAATTTTATCATCAAGAATTTTCGCTTACAAGTTAA
- a CDS encoding ANIS5 family metal-binding protein, with translation MTKKLKFLLLSASATSIAPFALVVSCKDTTKSEAPKDPKPKEENPKSEPTNPETNPNPNNTGDTNNDSSSNNNGNDNSTTTPEQPSSEQGGSTTTTNPSDNGNATSTETNEETTPANFDETNSNALLSKVETLISNFNEIEFTNYSQPLSTALNSYKAVLANADSTAAQKQEAYNALSQTYKRQSQGYNKTNILNSIREKVKYIQEQYIKTSWFTNPISAPALELLLSVVIRETDKAAEASEVLKRVLVVYNQYLTEQDKLDAYIDLIKVRTAAWTLLKRFDAIKGENNLQSQFNEFKEEYNSHIATLKYNTRGYVSSYTNLVLFTNTKEEIQENAEFIKKFVNKWALEVSKYFIKNIIVLAKSNSSSRGNYFTQKFYAPYFEAIKKVGQAQVSENPTNEEAFNIFNSFILAEDIKTNIENKFLYLVKQKNNSFNLWKEGDQEKVILETTSSSSRPISLNSKAAPLPIAYESVENFKVYNKIVELRNLVIKTFFTLQKDAISGISAYVMKDFGSSATKVNVSQLLNSIDFAIQAGMVTEDVYDFLYGEGQDQFFANIPLSRTPLVLQYYSYTKIKHVMDETSSSSTRPSAGSNEV, from the coding sequence ATGACTAAAAAGTTAAAATTTTTACTTTTGTCAGCTTCAGCGACTTCAATAGCTCCATTCGCTTTAGTTGTATCATGTAAGGATACAACTAAATCAGAAGCACCAAAAGATCCAAAACCAAAAGAAGAAAATCCTAAATCTGAACCAACAAATCCAGAAACAAACCCAAATCCTAACAACACTGGCGACACAAATAATGATTCTTCTTCAAATAATAACGGAAATGATAATTCTACAACTACACCAGAACAACCAAGTAGTGAACAAGGTGGTTCTACAACTACAACAAACCCATCAGATAACGGGAATGCTACTTCTACCGAAACAAATGAAGAAACTACACCTGCAAATTTTGATGAAACAAATTCAAATGCTCTTTTATCAAAAGTAGAAACTTTAATTTCTAATTTTAATGAAATTGAGTTTACAAATTACTCACAACCTTTATCAACAGCTTTAAATTCATATAAAGCAGTTTTAGCAAACGCTGACTCAACAGCTGCTCAAAAACAAGAAGCTTATAATGCTTTATCACAAACTTACAAAAGACAAAGTCAAGGATACAACAAAACTAATATCCTTAACTCAATTCGTGAAAAAGTAAAATACATTCAAGAACAATATATTAAAACAAGTTGATTTACTAACCCTATTTCAGCACCAGCTCTTGAACTTCTTTTATCAGTTGTTATTAGAGAAACAGATAAAGCAGCTGAAGCTTCTGAGGTTCTTAAAAGAGTTTTAGTAGTATATAACCAATATCTTACAGAACAAGATAAATTAGATGCTTATATTGATTTAATTAAAGTAAGAACGGCAGCTTGAACTCTACTCAAACGTTTTGATGCAATAAAAGGCGAAAATAACCTTCAAAGTCAATTTAATGAATTTAAAGAAGAATATAACTCTCACATTGCAACATTAAAATATAATACAAGAGGATATGTTAGTTCTTATACTAACTTAGTTTTATTCACAAATACAAAAGAAGAAATTCAAGAAAATGCTGAATTTATTAAAAAATTTGTCAATAAATGAGCTCTTGAAGTATCTAAATATTTCATTAAAAACATCATTGTACTTGCTAAATCTAATTCTTCAAGTAGAGGTAATTACTTTACACAAAAATTCTATGCACCTTATTTTGAAGCGATAAAAAAAGTGGGACAAGCACAAGTTAGTGAAAATCCGACAAACGAAGAAGCATTTAACATTTTTAATTCATTTATATTAGCAGAAGATATAAAAACAAATATTGAGAATAAATTCTTGTATCTTGTTAAACAAAAAAATAATTCATTTAATTTATGAAAAGAAGGTGATCAAGAAAAAGTTATCTTAGAAACTACTTCTAGTTCATCAAGACCAATTTCTTTAAATTCAAAAGCAGCACCTTTACCGATAGCTTATGAATCTGTCGAAAACTTCAAAGTTTATAATAAAATTGTTGAATTAAGAAATCTTGTTATCAAAACTTTCTTCACATTACAAAAAGATGCAATAAGTGGAATTTCTGCATATGTAATGAAAGATTTTGGAAGTTCTGCAACAAAAGTAAATGTTTCTCAATTACTCAATAGTATTGATTTCGCAATTCAAGCAGGTATGGTTACAGAAGATGTTTATGATTTCTTATATGGAGAAGGTCAAGATCAATTCTTTGCTAATATTCCTCTTTCTAGAACACCTCTTGTTCTTCAATACTACTCATACACAAAAATTAAACATGTTATGGATGAAACTTCTTCATCAAGTACAAGACCATCAGCTGGTTCAAATGAGGTTTAA
- a CDS encoding IS3 family transposase: MDTTIFRVFIYLGGIMRQLKAHEWLELFGSYEDYKNNLISKNDFELKYYSIRGFSFFDRKFNEAKKYFVFKYNRYNLGMINIESQTGKSSKKGKGSGRPKRQKITPIEIVKKEWEKMPKEQLIEILEIYKDSFDRNNIEVDISKIKKSSLSTRKLGLCFNKSKSTIHNLKTKEQQTRKKSVNTKYDELIIKSFKKNKGLFGRKRLESYIRTKFQIDLNYRTIGRAMRRLNLFCLIRRKKIDREQKNTNVKFIDLVNRDYHGETNQIIATDVTYISAPKDCLNNFVFLFVAIDHKSKFVVNYNLSKRNDLELVMEHMSKIKMDKKWIAHSDHGFQYSSKTYVDLIQKNNGVVSMGRVGNSLDNREAEYFFSILKSECLKLIDITKINFNELKSLIDDFVFWYNNERIQSVLNWKTPQECWGVLVN, translated from the coding sequence ATGGACACAACCATATTTCGTGTTTTTATATATTTAGGAGGTATTATGAGACAATTAAAGGCACATGAATGATTAGAACTATTCGGTAGTTATGAAGATTACAAAAATAATTTGATATCAAAAAATGATTTTGAACTTAAATATTATTCAATCAGAGGTTTTAGTTTTTTTGATAGAAAATTCAATGAGGCTAAAAAATATTTTGTCTTCAAGTATAACAGATATAATTTAGGAATGATAAATATAGAATCGCAAACAGGTAAATCATCTAAAAAAGGTAAAGGGTCAGGTAGACCAAAAAGGCAAAAAATTACTCCTATTGAAATTGTAAAAAAGGAATGAGAAAAAATGCCTAAGGAACAATTGATTGAAATTTTAGAAATTTATAAAGACTCTTTTGATAGAAATAATATTGAAGTTGATATTTCTAAAATTAAGAAATCTTCACTTTCTACAAGAAAATTGGGCCTATGCTTTAATAAATCTAAGTCAACAATTCACAATCTAAAAACTAAAGAGCAGCAAACAAGAAAAAAATCTGTAAATACTAAATATGATGAATTAATAATTAAGTCATTTAAGAAAAATAAGGGTTTGTTTGGTAGAAAAAGATTGGAAAGTTATATTAGAACAAAATTCCAAATAGATCTAAATTATAGGACTATTGGTAGAGCGATGAGAAGATTAAACTTATTTTGTTTAATCAGAAGAAAGAAAATAGATAGAGAACAAAAGAACACAAACGTAAAATTTATAGATCTTGTTAATCGTGATTATCACGGAGAGACAAACCAAATAATTGCCACTGATGTTACTTATATTTCTGCACCAAAAGATTGCTTAAACAATTTTGTATTTTTATTTGTTGCGATTGATCACAAAAGCAAATTTGTTGTTAATTATAATCTTTCAAAAAGAAATGATTTAGAACTAGTAATGGAACATATGTCTAAAATCAAAATGGATAAAAAATGAATAGCTCATTCTGATCATGGTTTCCAATATTCTTCAAAAACTTATGTAGATTTAATTCAGAAAAACAATGGTGTTGTATCAATGGGTAGAGTAGGAAATTCTTTAGATAATAGAGAAGCAGAATATTTCTTTTCAATTTTAAAATCAGAATGTTTAAAATTAATCGATATTACAAAAATAAATTTTAATGAATTAAAATCACTGATTGATGATTTTGTGTTTTGATACAACAACGAAAGAATTCAATCAGTATTAAATTGAAAAACACCTCAAGAGTGTTGAGGTGTTTTAGTAAATTAA
- a CDS encoding ABC transporter ATP-binding protein, with product MNQKEQSIYVETKRTIFGEKQYYRYLTPGTEEMLLPKHGENILVKLRNVDITYGSGSKAFKAVSDFCLNIYQGEVLGLVGESGSGKSTIGKTLVGLVPYSFGEIQLLDKTLPKKLKRGFKFGKALKEYKAIENFMVNKVQMIFQDPANSLNPHINVEKVVSEGLDNTKNAKEIYLYNFDQEVEKELKKLLPEAQYPQFYGEFAKKLSADIAQNENVAYQALYERFLDELASIQNQAALEYLSKQKQERDKLNKLSEKECKRILVVDMLKSVGLDESVLKRYPLEFSGGQQQRIGISRSVVLRPQLLVADEPISALDVSIQAQVVNIFNELKEKYNLTILFIAHDLRMVEYISDRIAVMNKGRLLEVGKTEEIMKRSLHPYTKSLLDAVPSIHGTKGSLIGYVYNPAMHGYNEDKQPIWNKINDDHYVLGTPEEIKEWKQEFWK from the coding sequence ATGAATCAAAAAGAACAATCAATTTATGTTGAAACTAAACGTACTATTTTTGGTGAAAAACAATATTACAGATATTTAACACCAGGAACAGAAGAAATGTTATTGCCAAAACATGGTGAAAACATTTTAGTTAAATTAAGAAATGTGGATATTACTTATGGTTCTGGTTCAAAAGCTTTTAAAGCTGTTTCTGACTTTTGTTTAAATATCTATCAAGGTGAAGTTTTAGGTCTTGTAGGTGAATCAGGAAGTGGAAAAAGTACCATTGGTAAAACTTTAGTTGGTCTTGTTCCTTATAGTTTTGGTGAAATCCAGTTATTAGATAAAACTTTACCTAAAAAACTTAAACGAGGATTTAAATTTGGTAAAGCTTTAAAAGAATATAAAGCAATTGAAAACTTTATGGTTAATAAAGTGCAAATGATTTTCCAAGATCCAGCTAACTCATTAAACCCTCACATTAATGTTGAAAAAGTTGTATCCGAAGGACTTGATAACACAAAAAATGCTAAGGAAATTTATCTTTATAACTTTGATCAAGAAGTTGAAAAAGAATTAAAGAAACTTTTACCAGAAGCTCAGTATCCGCAGTTTTATGGTGAGTTTGCAAAAAAACTTTCTGCTGATATTGCTCAAAATGAAAATGTTGCATATCAAGCACTTTACGAAAGATTTTTAGATGAACTTGCATCAATTCAAAATCAAGCTGCGTTAGAATATCTTTCTAAGCAAAAACAAGAACGTGACAAGTTAAATAAATTATCTGAAAAAGAATGTAAAAGAATTTTAGTTGTAGATATGCTTAAAAGTGTTGGTCTTGATGAAAGTGTTCTAAAGCGTTATCCACTAGAATTTAGTGGAGGACAACAACAAAGAATCGGAATTTCTCGTTCAGTTGTGCTTCGTCCACAACTTCTTGTTGCTGACGAACCAATTTCCGCTCTTGACGTTTCAATTCAAGCCCAAGTTGTTAACATCTTTAACGAACTAAAAGAAAAATATAACTTAACAATTCTTTTTATTGCTCACGACCTTCGGATGGTTGAATATATTTCAGATAGAATTGCTGTTATGAATAAGGGAAGACTTTTAGAAGTTGGAAAAACAGAAGAAATTATGAAGCGTTCTTTACACCCTTATACAAAGAGCTTGCTTGATGCAGTGCCATCTATTCATGGAACCAAAGGTTCTTTAATTGGGTATGTTTATAATCCAGCAATGCACGGATATAATGAAGACAAGCAACCAATTTGAAATAAAATTAATGATGATCATTATGTTTTAGGAACTCCGGAAGAAATAAAAGAGTGAAAACAAGAATTTTGAAAATAA